A section of the Hirschia baltica ATCC 49814 genome encodes:
- a CDS encoding FdhF/YdeP family oxidoreductase, whose product MRSEPIGGGAKKVLYTLETVRRIGVGKATKALTSKNTCKACAFGMGGQLGGMTNEAGEFPSVCNKSVQAQSTDIQPAIPDEIFEHPISELRELQPKDIERLGRLNTPIYKAKSDRKYRPIAWNEAIALAADRFKATDPKKTFFYSSGRSSNEAAFVFQLLARFYGTNNVNNCSYYCHQATGVGLGSTIGTGTATVEFADLKLADTIFVIGANPSSNHPRFIHQLKACRERGGQVIVINPAKEPGLVKFAVPKSPKSLLSGGSEIASEYLQPNIGQDIWLFKGIAKGVLEINAQNESFIEKYTSGFSNFYEDIVSVSWNDIELRTGVSKSDIIRISKTYASSENTVFSWGMGMTHHLHGSDNVEYIANLALLRGMIGRRGAGLLPLRGHSNVQGVGTIGVKPVLAEDVIAKIEDYFGIILPDETGMDTMACMKAAASGEIDAAVLMGGNLYAANPNSSWSESSLNSIGFKLCLTTTLNQSHLIGVEDSEMLILPVTARDEEWEPTTQESMFNYVRMSDGGINRLDNVRPETVILADLAEKLLPDLPVNFQIFKKHNSVRAAIAEIVPGMENLKDIDEAKREFHISNRLLHEPVFNKPDGLAQFVVNSQNPPLKKTGCFTLSTIRSEGQFNSIIYEEKDSYRGTDSRWSVLMNKEDIVELGAQNGAKVNLRSSEGEMLSVSVVEFNIPRGNVMAYYPEANILTSTNVDPRSKTPAFKSVSVEIYVN is encoded by the coding sequence ATGAGAAGTGAACCCATTGGTGGTGGTGCAAAGAAGGTGCTCTACACTTTAGAGACTGTTCGGCGCATCGGTGTGGGTAAAGCGACCAAAGCACTTACCTCCAAAAACACATGTAAAGCATGCGCTTTTGGAATGGGTGGTCAATTGGGCGGAATGACCAATGAAGCGGGCGAATTTCCTTCTGTTTGCAATAAGAGTGTTCAAGCGCAGTCGACAGATATCCAACCAGCAATTCCAGATGAAATTTTTGAACACCCGATCTCTGAATTAAGAGAGCTACAGCCCAAAGATATTGAACGTTTAGGGCGCTTAAATACCCCCATATACAAAGCTAAAAGTGACCGGAAATACCGACCCATTGCATGGAATGAAGCAATCGCCCTTGCAGCTGACCGATTTAAAGCAACCGATCCCAAAAAGACTTTCTTTTATTCTTCTGGTCGATCATCCAATGAGGCGGCGTTTGTTTTTCAGCTATTAGCTCGGTTTTATGGGACAAATAATGTCAATAATTGCTCTTATTATTGCCATCAGGCAACAGGAGTTGGATTAGGGTCAACCATAGGAACTGGAACTGCTACTGTTGAGTTTGCAGACCTAAAACTTGCAGACACCATTTTTGTGATAGGTGCCAACCCTTCGTCTAACCATCCGCGTTTTATTCATCAATTAAAAGCTTGCCGAGAGCGCGGCGGGCAAGTCATCGTGATAAATCCAGCAAAAGAACCTGGACTCGTAAAATTTGCTGTTCCTAAGAGTCCAAAATCTTTGCTTTCTGGTGGTTCAGAAATCGCATCCGAGTATCTGCAACCAAATATTGGCCAAGACATCTGGCTATTCAAAGGAATAGCCAAAGGGGTGCTGGAAATTAATGCCCAGAATGAAAGTTTCATAGAGAAATACACTTCCGGATTTTCGAATTTCTATGAAGATATCGTATCGGTATCATGGAATGATATCGAGCTGAGAACAGGCGTTTCAAAATCAGATATAATCCGCATTTCGAAAACATACGCTTCCTCGGAGAATACGGTGTTTTCTTGGGGGATGGGGATGACCCATCATCTGCACGGGTCTGATAATGTTGAATATATCGCCAATCTTGCCTTACTAAGAGGAATGATCGGCAGAAGAGGCGCAGGCCTGCTGCCGCTTAGAGGGCATTCAAATGTTCAAGGAGTTGGCACTATCGGTGTTAAACCTGTTCTTGCTGAAGATGTCATTGCAAAAATAGAGGATTATTTTGGTATAATACTTCCAGACGAAACTGGCATGGATACTATGGCTTGTATGAAAGCCGCAGCATCAGGAGAGATTGATGCTGCCGTTCTAATGGGTGGAAATTTATATGCCGCAAACCCAAATTCTTCTTGGTCTGAAAGTTCCCTCAACTCAATTGGATTTAAATTATGTTTGACCACCACATTGAATCAAAGCCACTTAATTGGCGTTGAAGACAGCGAGATGCTCATACTGCCAGTAACGGCACGAGACGAGGAATGGGAACCAACTACACAGGAGTCCATGTTTAATTACGTCCGAATGAGCGATGGAGGTATAAATAGGCTAGATAATGTAAGACCTGAGACAGTTATTCTAGCTGATCTTGCTGAAAAATTACTACCGGATTTGCCGGTGAATTTCCAAATTTTCAAAAAACATAATTCTGTTCGTGCCGCTATCGCTGAAATTGTTCCGGGAATGGAGAACCTTAAGGATATTGATGAGGCGAAGCGAGAGTTTCATATTTCAAATCGTCTACTTCATGAACCCGTTTTTAACAAACCTGATGGATTGGCGCAATTTGTCGTTAATTCTCAAAATCCACCATTAAAGAAAACAGGGTGTTTCACTCTATCCACTATTCGTAGTGAGGGACAATTTAACTCTATTATCTATGAAGAAAAAGATTCATATCGAGGAACCGACTCTCGTTGGTCCGTACTGATGAATAAGGAAGATATTGTTGAACTCGGCGCGCAAAATGGTGCGAAGGTAAATCTAAGAAGCTCTGAAGGTGAGATGCTGTCAGTGAGTGTTGTTGAATTTAACATTCCTAGAGGCAATGTTATGGCCTATTATCCAGAAGCAAATATTTTAACGTCGACAAATGTTGACCCTAGAAGCAAGACACCAGCCTTTAAGTCCGTTTCAGTGGAAATCTATGTAAACTAA
- a CDS encoding alpha-ketoacid dehydrogenase subunit beta has translation MAQMTMIEAVRSAMDVMLEKDPKVIVMGEDVGYFGGVFRCTAGLQKKYGIERVFDTPINESAIVGMGVGMATQGMRPCVEVQFADYMFPAYDQITQEAARIRHRSAGQFTCPMVIRMPTGGGIFGGQTHSQSPEALFTHVAGLKVVQPSSPLDAKGLLIAAIEDPDPVIFLEPKRIYNGPFDGHHDTKSVGWAGHPLGEVPEGYYKTPLAKASVYREGEAITILAYGTMVYVAEAAVKEAEVDAEIIDLRTLLPLDLETIVASVQKTRHCMILHEGTRTSGFGAELIAEVQEACFYHLEAPIKRVTGWDAPYPHAQEWDYFPGPKRVIRAIKETLEA, from the coding sequence ATGGCTCAAATGACTATGATTGAAGCGGTACGATCTGCCATGGATGTTATGCTTGAAAAGGACCCCAAAGTTATCGTTATGGGGGAGGATGTTGGGTATTTTGGTGGTGTTTTTCGTTGCACAGCCGGATTACAAAAAAAATACGGTATCGAACGCGTATTCGATACGCCTATAAATGAAAGCGCTATTGTTGGGATGGGAGTTGGCATGGCCACGCAAGGCATGCGTCCATGCGTCGAAGTCCAATTTGCCGATTATATGTTTCCTGCTTATGATCAGATCACTCAGGAGGCTGCACGTATTCGTCATCGCTCCGCTGGTCAATTTACTTGCCCAATGGTTATTCGTATGCCGACCGGAGGTGGTATTTTTGGTGGACAGACGCATAGTCAAAGTCCAGAAGCACTCTTTACTCATGTCGCGGGTTTGAAAGTTGTACAACCTTCATCACCTCTTGATGCCAAAGGGCTTCTGATTGCAGCTATAGAAGATCCAGATCCCGTTATATTTCTTGAACCCAAACGAATTTATAACGGTCCTTTTGATGGCCATCACGACACTAAATCTGTTGGTTGGGCGGGGCATCCTTTAGGTGAGGTTCCAGAAGGTTATTATAAAACCCCATTAGCCAAAGCTTCAGTTTACCGTGAAGGTGAAGCGATAACGATCCTAGCCTATGGCACAATGGTGTATGTCGCCGAAGCTGCGGTTAAAGAGGCTGAAGTTGATGCGGAAATTATTGATTTACGCACTTTGTTGCCACTTGATTTAGAAACAATCGTGGCATCTGTGCAGAAGACGCGGCACTGCATGATTCTTCATGAAGGAACCCGAACATCTGGTTTTGGTGCCGAGCTTATCGCTGAAGTTCAGGAAGCCTGTTTCTACCATCTTGAAGCACCTATCAAGCGCGTAACTGGTTGGGATGCGCCTTACCCGCATGCGCAAGAATGGGATTATTTCCCAGGTCCTAAACGCGTCATCCGAGCAATTAAAGAAACTTTGGAGGCTTAA
- a CDS encoding 3'-5' exonuclease → MSGNANLRDLANELEQSGDYRVLKRLVPPLPMNFIGAPFKRGLLIDTETTGLDYREAELIEIALVPFEYSTEGKLVTFGKALDQFQQPKSPISEEITKLTGITNEMVAGQKIDIPAVEQLIKESDLIIAHNAAFDRPFAERLTPAFKAKPWACSLVDIDWKEEGYESPKLSFLAMEHGFYYKAHRADIDCWATIKLLAQRLKTSGDRAMAHLLTSAREERWRIWATNTNFAKKDILKNRGYRWESGENGKPKSWYADIAAKDKEAELEFLKSEIYDGHLPNIPMIHITALNRFSADLD, encoded by the coding sequence ATGTCAGGCAACGCAAACTTGCGTGATTTAGCGAATGAACTTGAGCAATCAGGTGACTATCGCGTATTGAAAAGACTCGTCCCACCACTTCCTATGAATTTTATTGGTGCCCCTTTCAAGCGAGGCCTGTTGATTGATACAGAAACTACCGGTCTAGATTATCGCGAGGCTGAACTTATTGAAATTGCACTCGTTCCTTTCGAATATTCTACCGAAGGAAAACTGGTGACTTTTGGAAAGGCGCTAGATCAATTTCAACAACCAAAATCACCTATTTCTGAAGAAATCACCAAGCTTACCGGTATCACAAATGAAATGGTAGCAGGTCAAAAAATAGATATTCCTGCTGTCGAACAATTGATCAAAGAATCTGACCTTATAATCGCACACAATGCTGCTTTTGATCGCCCTTTTGCTGAACGTTTAACACCTGCTTTCAAAGCAAAACCTTGGGCATGTTCTCTGGTCGATATTGACTGGAAAGAGGAAGGTTACGAATCTCCAAAACTCTCATTTCTAGCTATGGAGCACGGTTTCTATTATAAAGCTCACCGGGCTGATATTGACTGTTGGGCGACGATTAAATTGCTTGCACAGCGGCTAAAAACATCTGGTGACAGAGCTATGGCTCACCTTCTAACGAGTGCTCGTGAAGAAAGATGGCGTATTTGGGCAACTAACACCAATTTTGCTAAAAAAGACATTCTAAAAAACAGAGGATATCGTTGGGAAAGTGGTGAGAATGGAAAACCTAAATCATGGTACGCTGACATTGCAGCCAAAGATAAAGAAGCAGAACTCGAGTTTCTAAAATCTGAAATTTATGATGGTCATTTACCCAACATCCCTATGATACATATTACTGCTTTAAATCGCTTTTCCGCCGATCTAGATTAG
- a CDS encoding MoaD/ThiS family protein, whose amino-acid sequence MTTILFFGKISDVIGSQITYKFSDSSLNVGQLRSQLSTIHECPELNDLTIRVSVNDELVAETDMVKPIDTIAFLSPFSGG is encoded by the coding sequence ATGACGACTATATTATTTTTTGGAAAAATATCAGATGTCATAGGCAGTCAGATTACATACAAATTTTCAGATAGCTCTTTAAATGTAGGTCAATTACGCTCACAATTAAGCACCATTCATGAATGTCCTGAGTTAAATGACCTTACTATACGTGTATCAGTGAATGATGAATTAGTTGCGGAGACGGATATGGTGAAACCGATCGACACAATTGCATTCCTTAGCCCTTTTTCAGGCGGCTAA
- the lpdA gene encoding dihydrolipoyl dehydrogenase — MISKKCKLLIIGAGPGGYVCAIRAGQLGVDTIIVEESHLGGTCLNVGCIPSKAIIHASNEFEKARENAKDNPLGIRADAPEIDFSKTIDWKNGIVDRLTQGVAGLLKKAKVQHVNGRANFIDGKTVDVTTAGGIVRISTENVVIATGSKSIELPSLPFGGKICSSTEALELRKPPKKLIIIGGGYIGLELGMAYAKLGSKVTIVEASANILSMYDDDLRKPVEKRMKELGITLHCEAQAQTMSEDGKALLVSIKDKEVRIPTDKVFVTVGRKPNLTEFGLEKLSLVMNGSFLKISNKCLTSMRDVYAIGDVTGEPMLAHRAMAQGEMVAEIVSGSKRVWDKRCIPAVCFTDPEIVSVGMSATDVVKNGIEVVTGKFPFSASGRAMSTEREDGFVTVIARKDNHEVLGIQGVGAEISELSGAFTLAIEMASTLEDLSMVIQAHPTRAEALQESAFSALGRSLHM, encoded by the coding sequence ATGATTTCAAAAAAATGTAAGTTGCTAATCATTGGTGCAGGTCCTGGTGGTTATGTTTGTGCAATCCGAGCCGGACAGCTTGGGGTTGATACAATTATTGTCGAAGAATCTCATTTGGGCGGCACTTGTTTGAATGTTGGATGTATCCCTTCAAAAGCGATTATTCATGCTTCAAATGAATTTGAAAAAGCAAGGGAGAATGCCAAAGATAATCCTTTGGGCATTCGTGCTGATGCGCCAGAAATTGATTTTTCAAAAACAATTGATTGGAAAAATGGAATTGTAGATCGACTGACCCAAGGTGTTGCAGGACTTTTAAAAAAGGCGAAAGTCCAACACGTAAATGGGCGCGCAAATTTTATTGATGGAAAAACAGTAGATGTCACTACTGCGGGCGGCATTGTCCGCATATCTACTGAAAATGTTGTGATTGCTACAGGTTCTAAATCAATTGAATTACCCTCATTACCCTTTGGCGGTAAGATTTGCAGCTCCACTGAAGCATTAGAACTTCGCAAACCTCCCAAAAAGCTCATAATTATTGGAGGTGGATATATCGGCCTTGAGCTAGGAATGGCTTATGCAAAATTGGGGTCTAAAGTCACTATTGTCGAAGCCAGCGCAAATATACTGTCTATGTATGATGACGATCTTAGAAAACCTGTTGAGAAGCGTATGAAGGAGCTTGGTATAACGCTTCATTGTGAGGCCCAAGCACAAACTATGTCAGAAGATGGAAAAGCCTTGTTGGTATCCATAAAAGACAAAGAAGTTCGTATTCCGACAGATAAAGTATTCGTAACGGTAGGACGCAAACCCAATTTAACTGAGTTTGGCTTAGAAAAATTATCTCTTGTTATGAATGGTTCATTTTTAAAAATAAGCAATAAGTGCCTTACATCCATGCGAGATGTATACGCTATTGGCGATGTAACTGGTGAACCAATGTTAGCGCACCGCGCTATGGCGCAAGGTGAAATGGTTGCGGAAATAGTTTCAGGTAGCAAACGCGTTTGGGATAAGAGATGCATTCCTGCTGTTTGTTTTACTGATCCCGAAATCGTATCTGTTGGTATGAGTGCTACGGATGTAGTAAAAAATGGTATCGAAGTCGTAACGGGTAAATTTCCCTTCAGCGCATCAGGGCGGGCTATGTCTACTGAACGTGAAGATGGTTTTGTAACTGTGATTGCACGTAAGGATAATCATGAAGTTCTGGGTATTCAAGGGGTAGGTGCAGAGATTTCAGAGCTGTCAGGGGCTTTCACGCTCGCAATTGAGATGGCATCCACGTTGGAAGATTTGTCTATGGTTATACAGGCCCATCCGACACGTGCAGAAGCACTACAAGAATCTGCATTCAGTGCATTAGGGCGCTCATTGCACATGTAA
- a CDS encoding dihydrolipoamide acetyltransferase family protein, translated as MKNIAIKLPDVGEGVTEVEIVEWHVKVGDEVREDDVLAAVLTDKATVEIPSLCSGKIVWLATDVGDVLAVGSELVHIETSDDVKIEEAKETVAKLQPDNASKEVDVSEQKLAPSTSHKPTSNLSAPRKEGEAPLASPAVRHRALQGGIDLRQVVGSGPAGRITHEDLNRVYANPVAQSNAGVGNAMVEQAGQTDIKITGLRKKISEKMALANARIPHITIVEEVDVTSIEDLRAKLNDDRGDKPKLTVLPFITAAIVKAIQKQPEMNAHYYDDEGFVRRYEGVHAGIATMTENGLVVPVLRHAEAKSVWDIASELVRLSASARDGTAKREELIGSTITITSLGPLGAIATTPIINHPEVAIVGVNKIVVRPHWDGAEFVPRKMMNISSSFDHRIIDGWDAAVFVQRIKTLLETPALIFMGN; from the coding sequence ATGAAAAATATAGCAATTAAACTTCCAGATGTTGGTGAAGGTGTCACTGAAGTTGAAATCGTAGAATGGCATGTAAAAGTTGGTGACGAAGTACGCGAAGATGATGTGTTGGCCGCTGTGCTTACCGATAAAGCAACTGTTGAAATTCCATCATTGTGTAGCGGTAAGATTGTTTGGCTTGCGACGGATGTAGGCGATGTACTGGCGGTTGGATCTGAACTTGTACATATTGAAACAAGTGATGATGTTAAAATTGAAGAAGCAAAAGAAACAGTAGCCAAACTTCAACCGGACAACGCTTCAAAAGAAGTCGATGTTTCCGAACAAAAGTTAGCACCTTCAACATCTCATAAACCTACTTCCAACCTAAGTGCACCTAGAAAAGAAGGGGAGGCACCATTAGCCTCTCCAGCAGTCCGGCATCGAGCGCTTCAAGGCGGAATTGATTTGCGTCAAGTGGTTGGTTCAGGCCCTGCTGGACGTATTACACATGAAGACCTCAACCGAGTGTATGCGAACCCAGTTGCGCAATCTAACGCTGGTGTGGGAAATGCAATGGTTGAGCAAGCGGGGCAAACTGACATTAAGATCACAGGATTGCGCAAAAAAATCTCAGAAAAGATGGCGCTCGCCAATGCTCGTATCCCTCACATTACAATTGTAGAGGAGGTTGATGTCACTTCAATTGAAGACTTGCGAGCAAAATTAAATGATGATCGAGGCGACAAACCAAAATTGACGGTTTTACCGTTCATAACGGCGGCTATTGTTAAAGCTATTCAAAAACAGCCAGAAATGAATGCTCATTATTATGACGATGAAGGCTTTGTGCGACGTTATGAGGGTGTTCATGCCGGTATTGCCACAATGACTGAGAATGGGCTGGTTGTGCCAGTCCTGCGCCATGCTGAAGCAAAATCTGTATGGGATATCGCCTCTGAATTAGTTCGGTTATCTGCTTCGGCAAGGGATGGTACGGCAAAGCGTGAAGAATTAATTGGTTCCACGATTACAATAACATCTCTTGGTCCATTAGGTGCGATTGCGACAACACCCATCATAAACCACCCCGAAGTTGCTATCGTTGGTGTAAACAAAATTGTTGTACGCCCACATTGGGATGGTGCTGAGTTTGTACCTCGTAAAATGATGAATATCTCATCCAGCTTTGATCACCGAATTATCGACGGCTGGGATGCGGCTGTTTTTGTACAACGCATTAAAACACTCTTGGAAACACCCGCACTAATTTTTATGGGGAACTAA
- a CDS encoding molybdenum cofactor biosynthesis protein MoaE, with the protein MSNVVKLTSNSIDCQAEELELWERTQDCGAVVSFKGIARPTTKQGEPLDFLVLQAHPSMTLKSMQKITHSANERFDVKHCQVVHRHGSIAPNETIVFVAVSSDHRREAFQAADYIMDRLKSEAVFWKREEGAFGRRWIEPTNRDTTDLARWSD; encoded by the coding sequence ATGAGTAATGTTGTAAAGTTGACGTCAAATTCTATTGATTGCCAAGCTGAAGAGCTTGAACTTTGGGAGCGCACTCAAGACTGCGGAGCTGTAGTCAGCTTTAAAGGAATTGCCAGGCCGACGACAAAGCAAGGCGAACCGCTCGACTTTCTTGTTTTACAAGCCCACCCAAGCATGACACTTAAATCTATGCAGAAGATCACTCACAGTGCAAACGAGCGATTTGATGTCAAACATTGCCAAGTTGTCCACCGACACGGCAGCATAGCCCCCAATGAAACAATTGTTTTTGTCGCTGTTTCAAGCGACCACAGACGTGAAGCGTTTCAGGCTGCGGATTACATTATGGACCGGCTTAAATCCGAAGCTGTGTTTTGGAAACGAGAAGAAGGTGCTTTTGGTCGCCGTTGGATAGAACCGACAAATAGAGATACAACAGATCTTGCTCGATGGAGTGACTGA
- a CDS encoding thiamine pyrophosphate-dependent enzyme — protein sequence MSVKINFPTPSARPGDIPDFSNYKFPDPGVLSVPPLEMTAEESREYANSLIRVLDKEGNAVGPWSDYLGEEGLEDALLQGLRDMLQMRAIDARMLNAQRQGKTTFYLQCTGEEAIGCAFQKQLHPGDMNFPTYRQQSLLVASGYPLKSLFGQYYQNENDPLSGRQLPTLHSAKDYGFFTISGNLGTQYVQAVGWAMAAALTGTDNISAAWIGDGATASNDYHSAMVTAAVYKPPVILNVVNNQWAISSFSGIAGGSASTFASRGVGYGIPSIRVDGNDFLAVMAATKWATKRTRGGFGPVVIEWVTYRVAAHSTSDDASAYRPKEEAEAWPLGDPVERLKQHLINRGKWSEARHKQGVAEIMDEVITAQKESEALGTFLNPQYLSPSAIFEGVYEEMPEHLKRQRQDMGA from the coding sequence ATGTCAGTTAAAATTAATTTTCCAACCCCCTCGGCGAGACCCGGAGATATCCCGGATTTTTCAAATTATAAGTTTCCCGACCCAGGAGTTTTGTCAGTACCACCATTGGAGATGACCGCAGAAGAATCTCGAGAGTACGCAAATAGTCTTATTCGTGTTCTTGATAAGGAGGGGAATGCCGTTGGCCCGTGGTCAGATTATCTAGGTGAAGAGGGTCTTGAAGACGCGTTGCTTCAAGGTCTCCGCGATATGCTTCAGATGCGCGCGATAGATGCGCGAATGTTAAACGCCCAAAGGCAAGGTAAAACGACCTTTTATCTGCAATGTACAGGCGAAGAAGCAATTGGTTGTGCATTCCAGAAGCAACTGCACCCAGGTGACATGAATTTTCCTACATACCGGCAACAGTCATTATTGGTTGCCAGTGGTTATCCTTTAAAAAGTCTTTTTGGTCAGTATTATCAAAATGAAAATGACCCATTGAGCGGGCGTCAATTACCTACGCTACATTCAGCTAAAGACTATGGCTTTTTTACTATATCCGGAAACTTAGGTACCCAATACGTTCAAGCTGTTGGGTGGGCTATGGCAGCGGCTCTAACTGGTACTGACAATATCTCTGCAGCTTGGATAGGAGATGGTGCAACTGCCTCAAATGATTATCATTCTGCGATGGTGACGGCTGCGGTCTACAAGCCGCCAGTGATATTGAATGTGGTCAATAACCAATGGGCGATATCTAGTTTTTCAGGAATAGCAGGTGGCTCAGCATCAACTTTTGCGAGCCGTGGGGTAGGTTATGGAATACCGTCTATTCGTGTAGACGGAAATGACTTTCTAGCTGTTATGGCTGCTACAAAATGGGCAACAAAGCGCACGCGTGGTGGGTTTGGGCCAGTTGTAATCGAATGGGTGACTTACCGTGTGGCGGCGCACTCAACCTCAGATGATGCGTCCGCTTACAGACCCAAAGAGGAAGCTGAAGCTTGGCCCTTAGGTGATCCAGTTGAACGCTTAAAACAACATCTCATAAATCGTGGAAAATGGTCCGAAGCGCGGCATAAGCAAGGGGTAGCTGAAATCATGGATGAAGTTATTACCGCTCAAAAAGAAAGTGAAGCATTGGGGACTTTCCTAAATCCCCAATACCTATCTCCGTCAGCGATTTTTGAAGGCGTATATGAAGAAATGCCCGAGCATTTGAAACGTCAGCGTCAAGATATGGGGGCGTAG
- a CDS encoding UDP-2,3-diacylglucosamine diphosphatase yields the protein MSNNSPKYRSIFISDIHLGSEGCQAEALCEFLKSNTCEKLYLVGDIIDGWRLRKKWFWPQSHTNVIRRILTASKRDTEVVYIVGNHDEFLRAFLGFGMSFGHIDVKNRITHQGVDGKKYLVVHGDMFDGMMRSDRKWIMFLGDNAYNFMLAMNTKLNQVRRHFGLPYWSLSNELKKRTKKALNYIHSFEGHVADYCKRKGFDGAICGHIHVAEMREIDGIAYMNDGDWVESCTALVEHFDGRWELVEQKPEFMRNDLKKTESLSPQPLKEVAG from the coding sequence ATGAGCAATAATTCACCTAAATACCGTAGCATTTTTATCTCGGATATTCATCTGGGATCGGAAGGTTGTCAGGCTGAGGCGCTGTGTGAATTTCTAAAGTCAAACACATGTGAAAAATTATATCTGGTTGGAGATATTATTGACGGTTGGCGCCTACGAAAAAAATGGTTTTGGCCGCAGTCACACACCAATGTCATTCGGCGGATATTGACCGCGTCTAAGAGAGATACAGAAGTCGTCTACATCGTTGGAAACCATGATGAATTTCTTCGAGCCTTTCTTGGTTTTGGCATGAGCTTTGGTCACATCGATGTGAAAAATAGAATTACCCATCAAGGCGTTGACGGTAAAAAATACCTTGTGGTTCATGGTGATATGTTTGATGGGATGATGCGGTCTGATAGAAAATGGATAATGTTTCTAGGGGACAATGCTTATAACTTCATGCTGGCAATGAATACGAAACTCAATCAGGTGCGCCGCCACTTTGGTTTGCCATATTGGTCGCTGTCTAACGAATTGAAAAAGCGAACAAAAAAAGCTCTAAACTATATCCATAGCTTTGAAGGACATGTCGCAGATTATTGCAAACGCAAAGGGTTTGACGGCGCTATTTGCGGGCATATTCATGTCGCTGAAATGCGAGAAATTGACGGCATTGCATACATGAATGATGGCGATTGGGTGGAAAGCTGTACTGCGCTAGTTGAGCATTTTGACGGTCGCTGGGAGCTGGTAGAACAAAAACCGGAATTTATGCGAAATGATCTCAAGAAGACAGAAAGTCTTTCGCCGCAGCCCTTAAAAGAGGTGGCGGGCTAG